One genomic segment of Belonocnema kinseyi isolate 2016_QV_RU_SX_M_011 chromosome 2, B_treatae_v1, whole genome shotgun sequence includes these proteins:
- the LOC117182606 gene encoding uncharacterized protein LOC117182606, producing the protein MLPENIIIDFSTDGAKVDEGLDQFWPHQYRILNISDKRPIIAGIFQGRHKPTNPFEFYEQFVQEITQVREEGGILIRNRRLPLILRCFIADAPARAFVLNHNGHTAAQACSKCKVEAHRCTVAGVAGTMVFPGFRHELRTDDDYENVIDEDHHKGRSPLSPLVGLVTRVPFEAMHSV; encoded by the coding sequence ATGTTGCCAGAAAATATCATTATCGACTTTAGTACAGATGGTGCTAAAGTGGATGAAGGCCTGGATCAATTCTGGCCACATcaatatagaatattaaatatttcagacaaaagACCTATAATAGCAGGCATATTCCAAGGGAGACACAAACCAACCAATCCCtttgaattttatgaacaatttgtTCAAGAAATTACACAAGTACGTGAAGAAGGTGGAATTTTAATAAGGAATCGACGACTTCCTTTGATATTACGATGCTTCATTGCCGATGCACCTGCGAGGGCATTCGTTTTAAATCACAATGGCCATACTGCGGCACAAGCCTGTTCTAAGTGTAAAGTAGAAGCTCACCGATGTACAGTTGCGGGCGTTGCCGGGACAATGGTCTTCCCAGGCTTTAGACATGAACTTAGAACAGACGATGATTACGAGAATGTCATCGATGAAGATCATCACAAAGGCAGAAGTCCTTTATCGCCTCTGGTGGGATTGGTTACACGTGTTCCATTTGAAGCTATGCATTCTGTTTGA